The following proteins come from a genomic window of Sorghum bicolor cultivar BTx623 chromosome 3, Sorghum_bicolor_NCBIv3, whole genome shotgun sequence:
- the LOC8085797 gene encoding 50S ribosomal protein L3-2, chloroplastic: MAAASRGLLARLRGLSLSAGGSPRLPFPPSRLFSAEAFVSHSDDDDAGGEGGGGGRIIEARAGVMGPTSRRTGVIGVKCGMSAMWDKWGAKVPITVLWVDDNVVTQVKTAEKEGFFALQLGAGQKKEKHLTKPEVGHFRAQGVPLKRKLREFPVTEDALLPVGTTITVRHFLPGQFVDVTGITKGKGFAGVMKKHGFSGGPASHGASLSHRSGGSTGQRDAPGRVFKNRKMPGRMGGVQRTVKNVWVYQIDPARNLLYLKGQVPGPQGSFVFVKDSIYKKPDTALLPFPTYFTQEGEPEDLEPLIADLGDVDPFMAAD; the protein is encoded by the exons ATGGCGGCCGCCTCGAGGGGCCTGCTCGCGCGCCTCCGCGGCCTCTCACTCTCTGCCGGCGGGAGCCCGCGCCTCCCCTTCCCGCCTTCCCGGCTCTTCTCCGCGGAGGCCTTCGTCTCCCattccgacgacgacgacgctgggggcgagggcggcggcgggggccggATCATCGAGGCGCGGGCCGGGGTGATGGGCCCCACATCGCGGCGCACCGGCGTGATCGGCGTCAAGTGCGGGATGTCGGCGATGTGGGACAAGTGGGGCGCCAAGGTGCCCATCACCGTCCTCTGGGTCGACGACAACGTTGTTACCCAGGTCAAGACCGCCGAGAAGGAGGGTTTCTTCGCCCTACAG CTTGGCGCAGGTCAAAAGAAGGAAAAACACCTAACAAAGCCTGAAGTTGGCCACTTTAGAGCACAGGGAGTGCCTCTGAAGAGAAAGCTAAGGGAATTTCCTGTCACTGAGGATGCGCTTCTTCCTGTTGGCACAACCATCACAGTTCGCCACTTTTTGCCTGGACAATTTGTTGATGTCACTGGAATCACGAAGGGGAAAGGTTTTGCG GGTGTAATGAAAAAACATGGTTTCAGTGGGGGGCCTGCATCACATGGGGCATCTTTGTCGCATCGCAGTGGTGGCTCTACTGGTCAAAGAGATGCTCCTGGAAGG GTTTTCAAAAACAGAAAAATGCCTGGACGCATGGGTGGTGTGCAACGCACAGTGAAGAATGTATGGGTTTACCAAATAGACCCAGCCAGGAACTTACTATATCTGAAGGGCCAG GTTCCTGGTCCTCAAGGTAGCTTTGTTTTCGTTAAGGATTCTATATACAAGAAACCTGACACAGCTTTGCTCCCATTTCCTACATATTTCACGCAAGAAGGCGAGCCTGAAGACTTGGAGCCCCTGATTGCTGATCTTGGTGATGTTGATCCATTCATGGCAGCTGATTAA